In the genome of Myxococcus stipitatus, one region contains:
- a CDS encoding alpha/beta hydrolase, whose amino-acid sequence MTATTELRVATLDGLRMSYRLMGEGPVLVLLHGFTGAGADWTHVFDLDALSRKYRLVIPDLRGHGRSNNPSEGFTMRQCAADVLALLDSLEVQTCRAIGMSLGGNTLLHAATQAPGRIERMVLVSSTPYYPAQARRIMATFTEESRSEAEWADLRSKHIGGDAQIRALWRHGRGFADSVDDMNFTPPLLGTVRARTLLVQGDQDPLYPVELSLEMHRAIPESRLWVVPGGGHCPIFGAQREAFAHAAREFIAGANA is encoded by the coding sequence ATGACTGCGACAACAGAGTTGCGTGTGGCCACGCTCGATGGCCTGCGGATGAGCTACAGGCTGATGGGGGAGGGGCCCGTGCTGGTGCTGCTCCACGGCTTCACGGGAGCAGGCGCGGACTGGACCCATGTCTTCGACCTGGACGCGCTCAGCCGGAAGTACCGCCTGGTCATCCCTGACTTGCGAGGTCATGGCCGGAGCAACAATCCCTCGGAGGGCTTCACGATGCGCCAGTGCGCGGCGGATGTCCTCGCGCTCCTTGACTCGCTGGAGGTCCAGACGTGCCGCGCCATCGGGATGAGCCTGGGGGGAAACACCCTGCTGCATGCCGCGACGCAAGCGCCTGGCCGCATCGAGCGGATGGTGCTGGTCTCCAGCACGCCGTACTACCCGGCGCAGGCCCGCCGCATCATGGCCACGTTCACCGAGGAGTCCCGTTCCGAGGCGGAGTGGGCGGACCTGCGCTCGAAGCACATCGGCGGGGATGCCCAGATTCGGGCGCTCTGGAGGCACGGCCGGGGCTTCGCGGACAGCGTCGATGACATGAACTTCACGCCACCGCTGCTGGGCACGGTGCGTGCGCGGACACTGCTCGTCCAGGGTGACCAGGACCCGCTCTATCCGGTGGAGCTCTCCCTGGAGATGCACCGGGCCATCCCCGAGTCCCGTCTCTGGGTGGTTCCCGGCGGCGGGCATTGCCCCATCTTCGGGGCACAGCGAGAGGCATTCGCTCACGCGGCGCGGGAGTTCATCGCTGGCGCCAATGCCTGA
- a CDS encoding C2 family cysteine protease, whose amino-acid sequence MTTRIPGGGSLSRANSIRSQTSETDKITPEVKKEATEEVSTGSKPAMTPNVSDRFKTSGPPLSTANLALNDPKLTDPNSNPRFKQMQQGTYKEFAKFQLYGKNDSVKPKHVIQGSIGDCHVHSSIAAVANGDPEAIKSRITPSEDGKSFKVRLDTVDPQTGAHHDEEVTVHAHEVQVDAQFPEELEANPKTTGLLANKKNIIWPLVIEKAYVKLNDARRADAAIQKNTSPSMITGYEAIEGGFGNLALEALTGRPTADYQIKNKPDDELFALLSRANNKDTPVVAGTYPLGGGHTESPATLKEKAFSTKGSSVERGHAYTVMGTHTSSNGTKMVTLRNPHGENSRLDGAIHHQKGIVELPLDRFKEKFEMLTYVKDGVGGADKK is encoded by the coding sequence GTGACGACCCGCATTCCGGGTGGTGGCAGTCTGTCCCGGGCGAACAGCATCCGCTCGCAGACCTCGGAGACAGACAAGATAACGCCGGAAGTGAAGAAGGAGGCCACGGAGGAGGTCTCGACGGGCTCAAAGCCAGCCATGACCCCCAACGTGTCGGACCGATTCAAGACATCCGGTCCTCCCCTCTCCACCGCCAATCTGGCACTGAACGACCCCAAGCTGACCGACCCGAACAGCAACCCTCGCTTCAAGCAGATGCAGCAGGGTACCTATAAGGAGTTCGCCAAGTTCCAGCTCTACGGCAAGAACGACTCCGTCAAGCCGAAGCATGTGATTCAGGGCTCTATCGGCGACTGCCACGTGCACTCGTCGATTGCCGCCGTGGCCAACGGAGACCCGGAGGCCATCAAGAGCCGAATCACGCCCTCGGAGGACGGCAAGAGCTTCAAGGTGCGGCTGGACACGGTGGACCCCCAGACGGGCGCTCATCACGACGAGGAGGTCACCGTCCATGCGCATGAAGTCCAGGTGGACGCCCAGTTCCCCGAGGAGCTGGAGGCGAACCCCAAGACGACCGGCCTGCTCGCCAACAAGAAGAACATCATCTGGCCGCTCGTCATCGAGAAGGCCTACGTGAAGCTCAACGACGCGCGGAGGGCCGACGCGGCCATCCAGAAGAACACGAGCCCGTCGATGATTACGGGGTACGAAGCCATCGAAGGCGGCTTCGGCAACCTGGCCCTGGAGGCGCTGACGGGCAGGCCCACGGCGGACTACCAGATCAAGAACAAGCCCGACGACGAGCTCTTCGCGCTGCTCTCACGGGCCAACAACAAGGACACGCCCGTGGTGGCCGGCACCTATCCGCTGGGAGGTGGCCATACGGAGTCTCCCGCCACGCTCAAGGAGAAGGCCTTCTCCACGAAGGGCTCCAGCGTGGAGCGCGGACATGCCTACACGGTCATGGGCACCCACACGTCCAGCAACGGCACGAAGATGGTGACGCTCCGCAATCCCCACGGGGAGAACTCACGGCTGGATGGCGCCATCCATCACCAGAAGGGCATCGTGGAGCTGCCGCTCGACCGCTTCAAGGAGAAGTTCGAGATGCTGACCTACGTCAAGGATGGCGTCGGCGGAGCGGACAAGAAGTAG
- a CDS encoding DNA/RNA non-specific endonuclease encodes MNKLSVAAMFVLWGGGCGVTDTHLGGEGVARQMEQDYGGPSGLMDFFASHTEEEIRDALKPYGVGYVVHGNATQAAIGDCPKYFPAGDRSIWHNFDGEYYFIDSAGRPNRAYKDLPPIVAAPRVSTCQTNVGQWGDAENPSNDYDGGHLIGSQLGGWGGRANLVPQDANFNRGNWVALENAMADCGSLPNGRMRYTLGANYPNSTTLIPNTMTMEIQNQSSGASVSLSFTNTDGGGSNGASERARGVNWLASQGCI; translated from the coding sequence ATGAACAAGCTTTCCGTTGCGGCGATGTTTGTCCTGTGGGGCGGTGGTTGCGGCGTCACGGACACGCACCTGGGGGGCGAAGGGGTCGCCCGTCAGATGGAGCAGGACTACGGAGGCCCGAGCGGCCTCATGGACTTCTTCGCCAGCCACACAGAAGAGGAGATTCGTGACGCGCTGAAGCCATACGGCGTCGGATACGTCGTCCATGGGAATGCCACCCAGGCCGCCATCGGGGACTGCCCCAAGTACTTTCCGGCGGGGGACCGGAGCATCTGGCACAACTTCGATGGGGAGTATTACTTCATCGACAGCGCGGGCCGGCCGAACCGCGCCTACAAGGACCTGCCACCCATCGTCGCCGCGCCGCGCGTGTCCACGTGTCAGACGAACGTGGGGCAGTGGGGCGACGCGGAGAACCCGAGCAACGACTACGACGGCGGGCACCTCATCGGCTCGCAGCTGGGCGGCTGGGGTGGGCGCGCGAACCTGGTGCCGCAGGACGCCAACTTCAACCGTGGCAACTGGGTCGCCCTGGAGAACGCGATGGCGGACTGCGGGAGCCTGCCGAACGGCCGGATGCGCTACACCCTGGGCGCGAACTACCCGAACAGCACCACGCTCATCCCCAACACGATGACGATGGAGATCCAGAACCAGTCCTCCGGCGCGAGTGTGTCCCTGTCCTTCACGAACACGGACGGAGGTGGCTCGAATGGAGCCAGTGAGCGCGCCCGCGGCGTGAACTGGTTGGCGAGCCAGGGCTGTATCTGA